GTTTCGCAAGTTCAGGTTCGTCTTATCAGTGAAAAACCACTTTACACGGAGGCGAATTTAATCCAGCTTATGCGTGAAAAGAGGATCGGACGCCCAAGCACTTATGCACCCACCGTTCAAAAGCTTAAAGATAGGGGCTATGTTCAAAGTTTCAACGGGCGACTTGTCGGGACGAAGCTTGGTTTCAATGTTTTTAACTTTTTGATTTCCAAGTATGAGCCATTGATAAATGAGGAAAGGACACGCATAGTACTTGAAGCGGTTGATAAGATTGAAAGTGGTGAGGAGAATTTCATTGATAAGGTAATTGAGTTTAGGAGAGAAGTTGAGAATTTCTTGAAAGTCAGATGGTCTTAAATTTTGGTCTTCCTTTTCATCGTCAGAATCTCTTCGGCAAGTTTATATACTTGTTCAACTGTTATATCGTTTATTTCACCAGTTTTTGAGTAAATGAAAAATTTGTTTTTCCCAAGCGGTGCCCATTGATAAGGGTTCGTTGGACCAAAGAGAGATATCACAGGTGTTTTAGTTGCCCCAGCGACATGCATTATCCCGGTGTCATTTGTTATGAAAAGTTCAATTGAGTCAATGACTGCGGTTACCCTCGTTATTCTTTCATTTTTAAGCAGGAGGTATTTAATTTTGCCGTTGATATGAGTTAACATTTCTCTTACAGGTGTTTCATCCATAAGACCAGCTGTTATTAGTGTCAAAGCGTTAAATTTTTCAGAGAGTTTGATCGCAAGTTGGGCGAAATTTTTCGCTGACCATCTATTTTTTATTTTCCCAGCTCCTGGATGATAGCCGATAACACAGTTGAATTTTTCTCTTTCTCTTAAAAATTCTTCCGCAAATTTTTTATCTTCTTCAAAATATGGTACGACAACAGAAAGATCGTCGGTGTCAATTCCAAATGGTCTCACGATGTCAAGGTTTCTCTCTGTTTGATGTTTTTTCTCCTCATTTCTCCAGTCAAGGGCAATTTGATAATTGAAGAGAAATGATGTTATGTTTTCTTTGCCGTCAATTGATTTGGGTCCTATTCTTATCTTTGCCTTTGAAAGGTAGGCTATGAAGTTGCTCGTTGATGAAATTGAGACGGTTGATGGGACTATAGCGATGTCAAAGTTTGATCTTATTTTTTTTATAAATTGAAGAAAATTAAGAGGGGATTTTAAAAATTTAACCTTATCAAAGTTTAAAACCTCGTCAACGAATGGATTATGTTGAACCACTTCGTAATTTATTGGGCTTGCGACAAGTGTAATTTTGGACTCTGGAAATTTTTCCCTTAAAGCTCTTAAAAGAGGTACTGCGCAGAGCATATCCCCGAGTTGATTATGCTGTCTTACGACGAGAATTTTATCAACCCGACCGAAATCAAAATTTAATTTATTGGACTTATCTAATATCGTTGCGGGTTCTTTTTTGAAGAAAATTTTAAGCGTTGAGATGAAAAAATTTTTAAATTTTCTGCTTTTAAAGGGGTCAATTTTTCTGAAAAAGTTGGCGACTTTCGTCATCTTCTCACTTTATCTCTTCGTAATCGGTATCCTTTAATTGATCTATCTTCCTTCTTTTGAGTTCTGCTTCAAGTTCATCAACCTTTCTTTTGTATTGTGCGAGGAGTTTAAGGAATTTGTATGCGATATACAAAAGCAATATGAAAATTAAAAATCTCAGCATGGATTTTTCACCTGGGTTTTCTTGCTGGGTTATAGTATTCAAAGTAAGATTTTCTCGGACTTAGAATTTCTGAGACGAGCTCCTCAAAATCATCTTTGTTATTAACAAAGTCAATTTCGGTTGAATTTATAACAAGGACTGGGGATTTTCTGTATTGGTTGAAGAAGAATTCATTATATGCTTCTGATAGTTCTCGGATGTAATCTTCACTTATATTTTGCTCATAGGGTCGTCCGCGCTTTTTTATGTTTTGCATAAGGCGTTCAACGCTTGATTGAAGGTATATGACGAGGTCGGGCGTGGGGATGTTTTTCTCAAGCATTGAAACGAGCATTTCATATAGTTTTAATTCATCCCCTTTTAAATTGATGTGGGCGAAAATTTTGTCCTTGTCAAAGATATAATCAGTTATCAAGTATTCATGGAACAGGTCTCTTTGTAGTAGTTCCATTTGTTGTTTATATCTACTGAGCAGGAAAAAGATTTGTGTTTGAAATGCGTATCTTTCCCTGTTTTGATAGAATTTTTCAAGGAAAGGGTTTTCGTAGTATTGTTCAAGGACTACTTTTGCGTTGAGGCGTTCACCAAGGAGTTTGGCAAGCGATGTTTTGCCAGCACCGATTACGCCTTCAATTGCGATATATTTAACTTCCTTCACATCCGGCTCAATTATGTTTTTTAAATTTATTTTTTGGGGTATGTGCATCACACGGGTTGTGTCTTTACATTCAATTAGTAACTCGGATACACTTTTTTGAAATATGGGGTGAAATGCCTCCGGGGCAATTTCGCTTAAGGGGATAAGGACAAATCTTCGGTTGTGTAAGTCGGGATGTGGAATTTGAAGCTCGGGCGTTGAGGTTGAGATTTCATCATAAAGCAAAATGTCAATATCTATTTCCCTTTCAGCCCATCTTTCGCGGGCTACTCGTCCGATCTTTGTTTCAATAAGTTTGCATCTTTTGAATAACTCCGTCGGATTAAGTTCTGTTGAAATTTCTATGACGAGATTGATGAACCAAGGTTGATTTTTTCGTCCGTAGGGTTCGGTCTCATAAAGTGAGGAGATTTTTGTGATTTTTGTCTTTGGGAGTTTTGAGATCAGATTCAGTGCTTTTTTCAAGTAAGAAATTCTATCGCCTATATTTGATCCAAGCCCGATGTAAGCAGTTGGCATTTTTATTAATCTCTTTTCATTTCAAGTTCAACCTCAACGCAATCAACGACGCCTCCAACAGGTGGCGAAGGTTTGCGAACTCTTACGATGACTTTTTGTATTTTTTCAAACTTTTCAATTAAACCCTGCGCTATCTTTGAAGCTAAAGCTTCAATCAAGTAAAATTTTTTCTCGGTTATCAATGACTTCAAAAAGTTATAAACTTGTTCATAGTCAATCGTGTTTTTGAGGGAGTCGCTTTTAACTGCTTCTGAGATGTCGCAGTGAATTTCAATATCAACTTCAAATCTTCCGCCAGAGTTTTGCTCTGAGGTGTGGACTCCGTGATATCCGTAGAATATTGCGTTTTTAATTCGGATGATCCCAGTTGAATTCATCCTTAGATTTTCTTTTGGTGAAAATTTTCATCAAATATATTAAATAAAATTTGCAATTTCAAACCTTTGGATTTAATTTAAATGTGGAGAAATAAAGATGGAGATTGAAGTTTATGAGAGCACAAAGCAAGCGGAAGACAGAGTTGACATCAGAGCTGAGGGAGGAGTTAAGTAAGCTTGTGGACGATAGAATCAAGAGGGTAGCGATTACAAGGGCGGACTTTAACGAGATGAAGGATGTTATCAAGGAGTTGACCAATGCTATATCCAAGCTGATTGAATTTCAGGGTAAAACGGAACAAAACATATCTGAACTTACGAAGGCGCAGAGAAAGACAGAGGAAAGTTTGAATGGGTTGACTGTGAGGGTAAATCAGCTTACTGTAAAGGTTGAAGGGTTGACCGATCGTTTAAACAAGTTGACNNNNNNNNNNNNNNNNNNNNNNNNNNNNNNNNNNNNNNNNNNNNNNNNNNNNNNNNNNNNNNNNNNNNNNNNNNNNNNNNNNNNNNNNNNNNNNNNNNNNNNNNNNNNNNNNNNNNNNNNNNNNNNNNNNNNNNNNNNNNNNNNNNNNNNNNNNNNNNNNNNNNNNNNNNNNNNNNNNNNNNNNNNNNNNNNNNNNNNNNNNNNNNNNNNNNNNNNNNNNNNNNNNNNNNNNNNNNNNNNNNNNNNNNNNNNNNNNNNNNNNNNNNNNNNNNNNNNNNNNNNNNNNNNNNNNNNNNNNNNNNNNNNNNNNNNNNNNNNNNNNNNNNNNNNNNNNNNNNNNNNNNNNNNNNNNNNNNNNNNNNNNNNNNNNNNNNNNNNNNNNNNNNNNNNNNNNNNNNNNNNNNNNNNNNNNNNNNNNNNNNNNNNNNNNNNNNNNNNNNNNNNNNNNNNNNNNNNNNNNNNNNNNNNNNNNNNNNNNNNNNNNNNNNNNNNNNNNNNNNNNNNNNNNNNNNNNNNNNNNNNNNNNNNNNNNNNNNNNNNNNNNNNNNNNNNNNNNNNNNNNNNNNNNNNNNNNNNNNNNNNNNNNNNNNNNNNNNNNNNNNNNNNNNNNNNNNNNNAGCTGAGAGAGTGAATCAGCTTGCCAAGGAACATCAAAGGACAAGAGAAATACTTGCTGGTTTGTCGGATACAGTTGGCTATGGACTTGAGGATAAGATTATGCTTTACATGTATGATTTCGTTCGGGATGAGTACGGGATTGAGGTTGAATTAGTTGAAAGGCGGAACATCATTTATCCGGATGGGAGATATGATGAAGTTAACATTTATGTTGAAGGTTTTAGAAATGGGGCAAAGGTTTATGTCGTCGGTGAATGTAAGTCAAGACCAAGCAAGCGCGAGGTTGATAAGTTGATTGAAAAGGTTGAAAGGGTACGAGAATTCTTGGGAGCTGAGGTTTATGCTTTTATAGTTGGTTATACATTTTCGCCAGACGTTGAGGAATACATAAAGGAAATGTATCCTTGGTTGAAGATGATGAGAAGTTTTGAGTTTGATTTAAGATATGGGAGAAAGGTTTAGTTTAATAAATTTTTGCGATTTTCTATGTCCACACCTTTGATGAGACAATACAGGAAGATAAAAGCGCAATATCCCGACGCTATAGTTTTGTTTAGGATGGGTGATTTTTACGAGACATTTGAGGAGGACGCTAAAATAGCTGCTCGGGTTCTTGGGATAGCTTTGACAAAGAGGGCAAATGGTGCAGCTGCTGATGTTCCGCTTGCTGGTTTCCCTCATCATGCGCTTGATACATATCTTCACAAACTCGTAAAAGCGGGTTATAAGGTTGCAATTTGCGAACAGCTTGAGGATCCGAAACTTGCTAAAGGCATCGTTAAAAGGGATGTGGTTGAGGTCATAACTCCAGGGGTTGCTCTTACGGATAAATTACTTGATAATCGTTCTAACAACTTCGTTTGCGCTGTTTATTTTGAAGATGAGAAAGTTGGCGTCGCTTTTGCTGATGTTTCAACAGGGGAATTTTATGCAAGTGAGGTCTCGGTAAATGAACTTCGCAATTTCCTTGACACTATATCACCAAGCGAGATTTTGTTCTGCAAAACTCAAAAAGATAAAGTTGAGCAAGTTATTGGAGACATTCAAATTAAACCAGCACTTACTAAACTTGAGGATTGGGTTTTTAAATATGACTACGCGTTTGAGACATTAACTAATCATTTCCAGACGCAGTCGTTAAAGGGTTTCGGAATAGATGATATTGAACTTGGCGTTATATGTGCTGGTGCAGTCATGCATTATCTTCAAGAGACGCAAAAGGCAAGGTTGATTCACATAAAGAAAGTTTCTCGTTATGACACTGGCGATTACATGCTGCTTGATTCAGCAACGAAAAGAAATCTTGAAATTGCAGTTTCCTATCTTGGAGAAACGACATATGGGACGCTTTTCTCTGTCATAGATAAGACGCAGACACCCATGGGGGCACGACTTTTAAAAAAGTGGGTTTTGAGACCTTTGAAAAAAATTGAGCCAATACGAAAACGACTTGAAGCAGTAAAAGAACTTTATGAGAATCCAAACTTGCGAAAAAATTTATTTGAAGTTCTCGGTGAGATTGGCGATATTGAAAGGTTGATTTCAAGAATTGCAGTAAGGGCGCACATCCCCGGAACGACAGGAAGAGCTAATCCAAAGGATTTGATAAATTTAAAGGAGTCGCTAAAGAAAATACCGAAGATAAAATCACTTCTTTCAGGTTCAAAGTCGGAGACACTTCAAAAAATTCACAAACTTTTAAATCCCCTTCAAGAAGTTGTTAAGTTGATTGAAAGTGCGATTGTTGATGACCCACCTTCAACTGTTTCAGATGGTGGAGTGATAAGGGATGGATACAGCGCTGAGCTTGATGAATTGAGGTTTATAGCTAGGTCGGGCAAAGAATACATCGCTAACCTTCAACAGAAAGAGAGGGAGAGGACTGGGATACCAAGCTTAAAGGTTGATTATAATTCAGTGTTCGGCTATTACATTGAGATTACGAAAGCACATCTTGACAAGGTTCCACCAGATTATATACGGAAGCAAACACTTGTGAACGCTGAGAGATTTATAACGCCAGAGTTAAAAGAGTATGAGGAGAAGATTTTCACGGCTGAGGAAAAGATCTCTGCACTTGAAGCTGAACTTTTTAATCAAATAAGGGAAAAGGTATCTGGATATACGGAAGAAATTCAAAGGAATGCACAATTGATAGCGATGCTGGATTGCTTTGTTTCACTTGCGGAAGTTGCGGTTGAAAATAATTATACCTGTCCAATAGTTGATGAAAGCGATGTGATTGAGATAAAAGGTGGGCGTCATCCCGTTGTTGAAAAAATTTTGCCAACTGGTGAAAAATTTGTCCCAAATGATGTTTTCCTAAATAATTCTGAAAATCAGATTTTGATAATCACTGGNNNNNNNNNNNNNNNNNNNNNNNNNNNNNNNNNNNNNNNNNNNNNNNNNNNNNNNNNNNNNNNNNNNNNNNNNNNNNNNNNNNNNNNNNNNNNNNNNNNNNNNNNNNNNNNNNNNNNNNNNNNNNNNNNNNNNNNNNNNNNNNNNNNNNNNNNNNNNNNNNNNNNNNNNNNNNNNNNNNNNNNNNNNNNNNNNNNNNNNNNNNNNNNNNNNNNNNNNNNNNNNNNNNNNNNNNNNNNNNNNNNNNNNNNNNNNNNNNNNNNNNNNNNNNNNNNNNNNNNNNNNNNNNNNNNNNNNNNNNNNNNNNNNNNNNNNNNNNNNNNNNNNNNNNNNNNNNNNNNNNNNNNNNNNNNNNNNNNNNNNNNNNNNNNNNNNNNNNNNNNNNNNNNNNNNNNNNNNNNNNNNNNNNNNNNNNNNNNNNNNNNNNNNNNNNNNNNNNNNNNNNNNNNNNNNNNNNNNNNNNNNNNNNNNNNNNNNNNNNNNNNNNNNNNNNNNNNNNNNNNNNNNNNNNNNNNNNNNNNNNNNNNNNNNNNNNNNNNNNNTTAGACAGGTCGGTTTAATAGTTTTGCTTTCGCAGATCGGAAGTTTTGTTCCAGCTGATTATGCGAGGATCGGTATCGTTGATAGGATTTTTACGAGGGTTGGGGCTTCGGATAACATTGCCGGTGGGGAGAGCACATTTTTGGTTGAGATGCATGAGATGGCAAATATACTTAACAATGCCACATCAAAAAGTTTAATCCTTCTTGATGAGGTTGGGCGTGGGACAAGCACATTTGATGGGATATCAATAGCTTGGGCTATAACTGAATATATTCATGAGAACATTGGGGCAAAGACAATTTTCGCAACGCACTATCACGAGTTAAATGAGCTTGCGGAGTTGTTGCCAAGGGTAAAGAACTTCAAAGCTGATGTTAGGGAACTTGGCGATAAGATAATTTTCCTTCATAAAATTGTCCCCGGCTATGCGGACCACAGCTATGGGATTGAGGTCGCTAAGATGGCTGGGCTTCCCAGGGAGGTGACTGAAAGAGCAAAAGAGATTTTGATAAACCTTGAACAAAAGGAGTTAACACCTCAAGGGAAGGGAAAGAAGAAAATTTCAAAGGAAATTTTGAGGGAGAAGTTTCAGATAAGTTTGTTTGAATTGGGCGATAACAAGTTGAGGGATGAGATTTTAAAACTTGACATTGACAACATGACCCCTCTTCAGGCATTGATGAAATTGAACGAGTTGAAGGGGAGGATAAAGAGGGGGGAAGTGTAGTTTCTATATTTGACACTTCGTCTTACATATTGATACAGCAAAATTTTTAACTATTGACAAAGTATCTGTCTTTTTTTTATCTTGCTTTAGAACAAAATTGGAGCGCTTTATGCGTGGAACGCCAACGAACAGCTCGATTGAGAAGGCATTTAAAATCCTTTCCGTATTCTCGCAAAATGGAAGATTTGAATTAGGGGTTGGGGAGATAAGTAGAATTTTAAGGATGCATAAAAGCACTGTTCATAGGTTTCTACGCTCAATGGAGAAAATCGGTGTTGTTGAGAAAAGTGAGGAGACGGGGAAATACAAGCTTGGTTTAAAGCTGTATGAGCTTGGTAATAGTGTCTCTTTAAAAAAGTTGATGGTTGATAGGGCAAGGATTTATCTTGAGGACCTTCACTGGTATTTAAACGAAACGGTTCATTTTGCGACGCTTAAAAATGGGGAAGTTGTATATCTTGATAAGATAATTGCGGATAGAACCTTTGTCATAATTTCGGAAGTTGGGAAGAGGTTGCCTGCTCATTGCACGGGGCTTGGAAAGTCTATGCTTGCTTTTTTACCAAGGGAGGAGGTTGAGAGAATTATCCGAGAGAAGGGGTTGAAAAAGTTTACGAGGAATACGATAACAAGCAAAAAGAAACTTTTTGAGGAGCTTGAGCTCATCAGGGAGCGTGGTTATGCGATTGATAATGAGGAAATTGAAGATGGTTTAAGATGCATTGCTGCGCCGATTTTTAATGGTGAGGGTAGTGTGATAGCAGCTGTTAGCATTTCAGGGCCTTCAAGTAGGATAAATGAGACAACATATGATGAGTATTCAAAGTATGTTATAAAGACGGCTAAATTAATTTCTAATGAATTAAAAAACATAAATTTGAGGTTTCTATAATGGCTGAGGCAATTGTAGAAAAGGGCGGTGTTATAAACAAGGTAATTGAATTGAAAAATTTCATAGGGGGCAAATTTATTGATTCCGTCAGTGGGAAACGTTTTGAGAACAGGTATCCTGCTACTAATGAGGTTATAGCTACGGTTCCGGAAAGTGGGCGTGAAGATGTTGAGATGGCAGTTGAGTCCGCAGTAAAAGCTTTTAAGGTTTGGAGTAAGATGCCTGTTAAGGAGAGGAGCAAGTATCTTATGAAGATTTCCGAGCTTATTATGGAGAGACTTGATGAGCTTTCATATCTTGAATCAGTAGATGTTGGTAAGCCGATTCGGCTTGCTCGTGGGATGGAGATACCAAGGGCGTCGTATAATTTTTCATTTTTTGCTGAGTTTGCAAAATATGTTCATACTGAATTTTATGAGACGGATGATAGGGGAGCGATAAATTATGTTTTGAGGCGACCTGTTGGTGTTGCTGGTTTGATAACGCCTTGGAATTTACCTCTTGTTCTGACCACTTGGAAGGTTGCCCCGTGTCTTGCTGCTGGAAACACCTGTATAATAAAGCCATCGGAACTGACGCCTATAACTGCAACAAAACTTGCTGAGATAGCAGCTGAGGCGGGACTTCCAGATGGGGTTTTAAATGTCGTCCATGGGTTTGGTCCGAATTCAGCAGGTGAATTTATAGTGAGCCATCCGGATGTTAAATTAATTTCGCTTACTGGTGAGACAACGACTGGGCAGGCGATAATGAGGACGGCTTCACAACATTTGAAGAAACTTTCTTTTGAGCTTGGGGGTAAGAATCCAAATATAATTTTTGCTGATGCTGATTTAGAGCAAGCGCTTGATGTCACAATACAGTCAAGTTTTTCAAATCAAGGGGAGGTTTGTCTTTGTGGGTCAAGGATTTATGTTGAGAGAAAAATTTATGATGAATTTGTTGAAAGGCTTGTTGAAAGAGCAAAAAGGATGAAGGTTGGTGACCCGCTTGACCCGGAGACGGACATGGGAGCTTTGATAAGTGAAGAACATCTTCATAAAGTTCGCACTTACCTTGAAATTGCTGTTGCTGATGGAG
This genomic interval from Candidatus Thermokryptus mobilis contains the following:
- a CDS encoding glycosyltransferase family 9 protein; amino-acid sequence: MTKVANFFRKIDPFKSRKFKNFFISTLKIFFKKEPATILDKSNKLNFDFGRVDKILVVRQHNQLGDMLCAVPLLRALREKFPESKITLVASPINYEVVQHNPFVDEVLNFDKVKFLKSPLNFLQFIKKIRSNFDIAIVPSTVSISSTSNFIAYLSKAKIRIGPKSIDGKENITSFLFNYQIALDWRNEEKKHQTERNLDIVRPFGIDTDDLSVVVPYFEEDKKFAEEFLREREKFNCVIGYHPGAGKIKNRWSAKNFAQLAIKLSEKFNALTLITAGLMDETPVREMLTHINGKIKYLLLKNERITRVTAVIDSIELFITNDTGIMHVAGATKTPVISLFGPTNPYQWAPLGKNKFFIYSKTGEINDITVEQVYKLAEEILTMKRKTKI
- the folK gene encoding 2-amino-4-hydroxy-6-hydroxymethyldihydropteridine diphosphokinase encodes the protein MPTAYIGLGSNIGDRISYLKKALNLISKLPKTKITKISSLYETEPYGRKNQPWFINLVIEISTELNPTELFKRCKLIETKIGRVARERWAEREIDIDILLYDEISTSTPELQIPHPDLHNRRFVLIPLSEIAPEAFHPIFQKSVSELLIECKDTTRVMHIPQKINLKNIIEPDVKEVKYIAIEGVIGAGKTSLAKLLGERLNAKVVLEQYYENPFLEKFYQNRERYAFQTQIFFLLSRYKQQMELLQRDLFHEYLITDYIFDKDKIFAHINLKGDELKLYEMLVSMLEKNIPTPDLVIYLQSSVERLMQNIKKRGRPYEQNISEDYIRELSEAYNEFFFNQYRKSPVLVINSTEIDFVNNKDDFEELVSEILSPRKSYFEYYNPARKPR
- a CDS encoding MutS-related protein, producing the protein RQVGLIVLLSQIGSFVPADYARIGIVDRIFTRVGASDNIAGGESTFLVEMHEMANILNNATSKSLILLDEVGRGTSTFDGISIAWAITEYIHENIGAKTIFATHYHELNELAELLPRVKNFKADVRELGDKIIFLHKIVPGYADHSYGIEVAKMAGLPREVTERAKEILINLEQKELTPQGKGKKKISKEILREKFQISLFELGDNKLRDEILKLDIDNMTPLQALMKLNELKGRIKRGEV
- a CDS encoding IclR family transcriptional regulator — its product is MRGTPTNSSIEKAFKILSVFSQNGRFELGVGEISRILRMHKSTVHRFLRSMEKIGVVEKSEETGKYKLGLKLYELGNSVSLKKLMVDRARIYLEDLHWYLNETVHFATLKNGEVVYLDKIIADRTFVIISEVGKRLPAHCTGLGKSMLAFLPREEVERIIREKGLKKFTRNTITSKKKLFEELELIRERGYAIDNEEIEDGLRCIAAPIFNGEGSVIAAVSISGPSSRINETTYDEYSKYVIKTAKLISNELKNINLRFL
- the hpaE gene encoding 5-carboxymethyl-2-hydroxymuconate semialdehyde dehydrogenase — its product is MAEAIVEKGGVINKVIELKNFIGGKFIDSVSGKRFENRYPATNEVIATVPESGREDVEMAVESAVKAFKVWSKMPVKERSKYLMKISELIMERLDELSYLESVDVGKPIRLARGMEIPRASYNFSFFAEFAKYVHTEFYETDDRGAINYVLRRPVGVAGLITPWNLPLVLTTWKVAPCLAAGNTCIIKPSELTPITATKLAEIAAEAGLPDGVLNVVHGFGPNSAGEFIVSHPDVKLISLTGETTTGQAIMRTASQHLKKLSFELGGKNPNIIFADADLEQALDVTIQSSFSNQGEVCLCGSRIYVERKIYDEFVERLVERAKRMKVGDPLDPETDMGALISEEHLHKVRTYLEIAVADGGKILTGGKTPEHLPEKFKSGNWLEPTVIVGLNDNCRVIKEEIFGPVVTVSPFDTEEEVIERANNTHYGLSATIWTNDLSRAHRVASQIEAGVIWINTWFLRDLRTPFGGMKMSGLGREGGIYSFEFYTELKNVCIKLQ
- the folB gene encoding dihydroneopterin aldolase, whose amino-acid sequence is MNSTGIIRIKNAIFYGYHGVHTSEQNSGGRFEVDIEIHCDISEAVKSDSLKNTIDYEQVYNFLKSLITEKKFYLIEALASKIAQGLIEKFEKIQKVIVRVRKPSPPVGGVVDCVEVELEMKRD
- the mutS gene encoding DNA mismatch repair protein MutS → MSTPLMRQYRKIKAQYPDAIVLFRMGDFYETFEEDAKIAARVLGIALTKRANGAAADVPLAGFPHHALDTYLHKLVKAGYKVAICEQLEDPKLAKGIVKRDVVEVITPGVALTDKLLDNRSNNFVCAVYFEDEKVGVAFADVSTGEFYASEVSVNELRNFLDTISPSEILFCKTQKDKVEQVIGDIQIKPALTKLEDWVFKYDYAFETLTNHFQTQSLKGFGIDDIELGVICAGAVMHYLQETQKARLIHIKKVSRYDTGDYMLLDSATKRNLEIAVSYLGETTYGTLFSVIDKTQTPMGARLLKKWVLRPLKKIEPIRKRLEAVKELYENPNLRKNLFEVLGEIGDIERLISRIAVRAHIPGTTGRANPKDLINLKESLKKIPKIKSLLSGSKSETLQKIHKLLNPLQEVVKLIESAIVDDPPSTVSDGGVIRDGYSAELDELRFIARSGKEYIANLQQKERERTGIPSLKVDYNSVFGYYIEITKAHLDKVPPDYIRKQTLVNAERFITPELKEYEEKIFTAEEKISALEAELFNQIREKVSGYTEEIQRNAQLIAMLDCFVSLAEVAVENNYTCPIVDESDVIEIKGGRHPVVEKILPTGEKFVPNDVFLNNSENQILIITG